In Pedobacter sp. WC2423, the following are encoded in one genomic region:
- a CDS encoding PLP-dependent cysteine synthase family protein, translating into MSVNTSTVNGLTAALESKFEHLWHLVGNTPMLELHYAFQGKPGKLYVKCEHYNLTGSIKDRIALFTLYHAYKNGLIKPGDEIIEATSGNTGIAFASIGRAMGHPVKIIMPGWLSKERIDIIKSLGAEVILVSKEEGGFLGSIKLAETMALTNDHTFLPRQFENTANPKAHEETTGAEIWEQLSLNNLIPDAFVAGVGTGGTIMGVGQYLKQKNKAIKIHPLEPAESPTLTTGYKVGSHRIQGISDEFIPAIVKLDELDEVIQASDGDAILMAQKLACQLGLAVGISSGANVIGAIKLQQELGMDSCVVTIFSDSNKKYLSTDLMKEEPVKADYLAPETEFFQYKPIGRLNKF; encoded by the coding sequence ATGTCAGTAAACACAAGTACCGTAAACGGTTTAACAGCAGCACTGGAAAGTAAATTTGAGCATTTGTGGCATTTAGTCGGGAATACACCGATGCTGGAATTACATTATGCTTTTCAAGGAAAACCGGGGAAATTATATGTGAAATGTGAACATTATAACCTGACTGGAAGTATTAAAGACAGGATTGCCTTATTTACTTTATACCATGCTTATAAAAATGGGCTGATCAAACCTGGTGATGAAATCATTGAAGCAACCAGTGGCAATACCGGAATTGCCTTCGCGTCGATTGGCAGAGCAATGGGACATCCTGTGAAAATCATTATGCCGGGCTGGCTCAGTAAAGAGCGGATTGATATTATCAAAAGCCTTGGCGCGGAAGTTATACTGGTCAGCAAAGAAGAAGGTGGGTTTTTAGGCAGTATCAAACTGGCTGAAACTATGGCTTTAACAAATGACCATACTTTTTTACCCCGTCAGTTTGAGAATACAGCTAATCCAAAAGCACATGAGGAAACCACAGGTGCCGAAATCTGGGAACAGCTGAGTTTAAATAATTTAATACCTGATGCTTTCGTGGCGGGAGTAGGGACTGGTGGAACTATTATGGGCGTTGGACAGTATTTAAAGCAAAAAAACAAGGCCATTAAAATCCATCCGCTTGAACCGGCAGAATCTCCGACACTAACCACAGGTTATAAAGTAGGAAGTCATAGAATACAGGGGATTTCTGATGAGTTTATTCCGGCAATTGTAAAACTGGATGAACTGGATGAGGTAATCCAGGCAAGCGATGGGGATGCGATCTTAATGGCACAAAAATTAGCCTGTCAGTTAGGGCTGGCCGTGGGGATTTCTTCGGGTGCGAACGTGATCGGAGCGATAAAATTACAACAGGAATTAGGTATGGATAGCTGTGTGGTTACTATATTTTCTGACAGTAATAAAAAATATCTGAGCACAGACCTGATGAAAGAAGAGCCCGTTAAAGCAGATTACCTGGCACCAGAAACGGAGTTTTTTCAGTATAAGCCGATTGGCAGATTGAATAAATTTTAA
- a CDS encoding condensation domain-containing protein, which produces MKRKLIIGERVMYVDAITPVNCIFTVKIRGVIEPENLRAALDKIQHKHPLLRMQIDDQQAGGPYFVLNEQLKVIPVRVVERKGEQDWINESKAEWDKLFDGENEPLARVVWLKSAEVSDILLVLPHCICDGTTLVTLMQELLFLLDEPSMELKPYASFLSVKELLSSSFSVSQAKVFKARLFSLLGKAFFYFKPAQRKVAAGNNYVVHWRLDQQETVELVERSKAAGTTVHAALCIAVMKAFQQVKGGKAHGKVICPVDIRQFIPEIKNDTMFAFAPIVELEINKNEAVDFWSKARMLKADLNTKVEALKVAEMLWMSEYFHAIVGRMVRFLKATDGTHDVTLSNMGRLRIAENYQNFEVLAIHSPTVAFPWRNPNTMIASTFKNKMDFTLMSNDTFLTEQEALLVKTATMSLLFEDLKQLSVA; this is translated from the coding sequence ATGAAAAGAAAATTGATCATCGGAGAAAGAGTGATGTACGTGGACGCAATTACCCCTGTGAATTGCATTTTTACAGTTAAGATCCGCGGGGTTATTGAGCCGGAAAACTTGCGTGCAGCCCTTGATAAAATACAGCATAAGCATCCTTTATTAAGGATGCAAATCGATGATCAACAGGCCGGTGGCCCATATTTTGTTTTGAATGAGCAGCTTAAAGTCATTCCGGTACGAGTTGTTGAACGTAAAGGAGAACAAGACTGGATCAATGAATCCAAAGCAGAATGGGATAAACTGTTTGATGGTGAAAATGAGCCGCTGGCGAGGGTTGTCTGGTTAAAATCAGCGGAAGTTTCGGATATTTTATTAGTGCTGCCACACTGTATTTGTGATGGGACTACGCTGGTAACGCTGATGCAGGAATTATTATTCCTGCTGGATGAACCCAGTATGGAGCTTAAACCTTATGCTTCTTTTCTGTCTGTCAAAGAACTTTTATCCTCTTCTTTTTCGGTCTCACAGGCGAAGGTCTTTAAGGCGCGTCTGTTTTCTTTACTGGGTAAAGCCTTTTTCTATTTTAAGCCGGCCCAGCGTAAAGTTGCAGCAGGAAATAATTACGTGGTGCACTGGAGACTGGATCAGCAGGAGACCGTTGAATTGGTTGAGCGTAGTAAAGCTGCGGGCACTACCGTTCATGCGGCTTTGTGTATTGCGGTCATGAAAGCTTTTCAGCAGGTAAAGGGAGGGAAAGCACATGGAAAAGTCATCTGCCCGGTAGACATCAGGCAGTTTATTCCTGAAATCAAAAATGACACTATGTTTGCCTTTGCACCTATTGTAGAATTAGAGATCAACAAGAATGAGGCGGTAGATTTCTGGAGTAAAGCAAGGATGCTGAAAGCCGATCTGAATACTAAAGTAGAAGCTTTGAAAGTTGCAGAAATGCTTTGGATGAGCGAGTATTTTCATGCAATTGTGGGCCGCATGGTCAGGTTCTTAAAAGCCACAGACGGAACACATGATGTTACGCTTTCCAATATGGGCAGACTCAGAATTGCAGAAAACTACCAGAATTTTGAAGTACTGGCTATTCATAGTCCGACAGTGGCTTTTCCGTGGAGAAATCCAAATACGATGATCGCGAGCACTTTTAAAAACAAAATGGATTTTACCCTGATGTCCAATGATACTTTTTTGACTGAACAAGAAGCCCTGCTCGTTAAAACAGCCACAATGAGCCTGTTATTTGAAGATTTAAAACAATTATCCGTTGCCTGA
- a CDS encoding condensation domain-containing protein encodes MKRKLLFGERLMLGDGKTPFNGVVPVKIRGEFSVAGLHHALLRLQQKHPLLNAVITYDKNNRPYFATANERPVKIPVEILPRHSDHDWEAETVRQWQTPFKTELEPMLRISWLKGDGVSELLMVFHHCLIDGRSILTMLTSIFELIDNGDADIGQETPIKGLADIVPAEILESRKKKIKVNLIGNIVVLALRLMRVGRKAVERKKDYLIHWKIDEEMTSELSGFCKRAEVTVNTLLCAVVLQAFKEVRKEKSHNKISCPVDLRSINQHIKKDNIFAFGSMFVVSSYPELDFMSNLRAIHQDIKQKLKKLDPYLMLMVLEKAHPVLHKFIRFLKHSKSSNDCMFSNLGRITIPYQYKTFEIETMYAPAAIGPLGNTTSLLTSTCRGQMDFCFVASEGYIPYTEGQSIQTRIMSILKEQLQTQLQPA; translated from the coding sequence ATGAAAAGAAAGCTGCTTTTTGGGGAAAGATTAATGCTTGGTGATGGAAAAACTCCTTTTAATGGAGTGGTCCCAGTTAAAATCCGCGGAGAATTTTCTGTTGCGGGCCTGCATCATGCCTTGTTAAGACTGCAACAGAAACATCCTTTATTGAATGCAGTGATTACCTATGATAAGAATAACCGCCCGTACTTTGCTACAGCTAATGAACGGCCAGTTAAAATTCCGGTAGAAATCCTTCCCAGGCACAGTGATCATGACTGGGAAGCGGAGACAGTCAGGCAATGGCAAACTCCGTTTAAAACAGAACTGGAACCGATGTTACGTATCTCATGGTTAAAAGGAGATGGAGTTTCTGAGCTGCTCATGGTCTTTCACCACTGTTTGATTGATGGCAGGTCCATACTGACTATGCTGACTTCAATATTCGAATTAATTGACAATGGAGATGCTGATATTGGTCAGGAAACCCCCATTAAAGGACTTGCAGACATTGTCCCTGCTGAGATTCTGGAAAGCAGAAAGAAAAAGATAAAAGTGAACCTGATCGGTAATATTGTCGTATTAGCTTTAAGGCTGATGCGGGTGGGAAGAAAAGCTGTAGAAAGAAAAAAGGATTATTTGATTCACTGGAAAATTGATGAAGAGATGACCTCAGAACTTTCCGGTTTCTGTAAACGCGCTGAAGTAACGGTCAATACGCTTTTATGTGCAGTGGTGTTACAAGCTTTTAAAGAGGTAAGAAAAGAAAAATCACATAATAAGATTTCCTGCCCGGTTGATCTGCGTAGTATTAATCAACATATCAAAAAGGACAATATTTTTGCTTTTGGCTCTATGTTCGTTGTCAGCTCTTATCCGGAGCTTGATTTTATGAGCAATCTCAGGGCTATACATCAGGATATTAAGCAAAAGCTCAAAAAACTTGATCCATACCTGATGCTGATGGTACTGGAAAAAGCACATCCTGTACTTCATAAATTCATTCGCTTTTTAAAACACAGTAAATCAAGTAACGATTGTATGTTCTCTAATCTGGGCAGGATAACTATACCTTATCAGTATAAAACATTTGAAATAGAAACCATGTACGCACCTGCTGCAATCGGTCCTCTGGGTAATACAACGTCACTGTTAACCTCTACCTGTCGCGGGCAAATGGACTTTTGCTTCGTTGCCAGCGAAGGATATATTCCCTATACAGAAGGTCAGTCTATACAAACCAGGATCATGTCGATCCTTAAAGAACAATTACAAACACAACTTCAACCAGCATAA
- a CDS encoding glycosyltransferase has protein sequence MSKFLFVVPPFFGHISPTLSIGSSLIARGHQVKWIGITPLAAKHIPEGGEFIYPEADLSEHQEEIDRILKRQDDGPACSGPEVMKLALEETYVPFARMMMKGLGNFVDQWKPDVIVNDCITFAGALCAHLKGIPSVTTTPVPPDVIGDTQTSAPKIFEWQQQLIKGLQEELGIYGDDIFIHSHKLNLVFTSQVFAGFTETPPHMKFVGPVKGRPNHAAFDWEKLAAAKTPKVFVSLGTLLVDIRAAFFQKLIDAFADQPVTIIAATNPDIFEVWPDNFIVSSFVPQTELMPHMDAVICHGGFNTVNDTFTNGLPMLITPIAYDHFHTAKLIVNAGCGISIRYKRLKIADLQSAVFELLENPQYRNAALKIKETFIASGGNDKAVQLLEDFAEAAQLVEKNN, from the coding sequence ATGTCTAAATTTTTATTTGTCGTACCCCCTTTTTTTGGCCATATCAGCCCAACCCTTAGCATCGGGTCCAGTTTAATTGCCCGCGGGCATCAAGTGAAATGGATAGGAATTACACCGCTTGCTGCAAAGCATATCCCTGAAGGCGGAGAATTTATTTATCCTGAAGCAGACCTGAGTGAACATCAGGAAGAAATTGACCGGATATTAAAGCGTCAGGATGATGGCCCTGCTTGTTCTGGCCCGGAGGTCATGAAACTGGCACTGGAAGAAACTTATGTTCCATTTGCAAGGATGATGATGAAAGGCCTGGGAAACTTTGTGGACCAGTGGAAACCAGATGTGATTGTCAATGACTGTATTACTTTTGCAGGAGCTTTATGTGCTCATCTTAAAGGCATTCCATCAGTGACCACTACGCCAGTGCCACCAGATGTGATCGGGGATACGCAAACCAGTGCCCCTAAAATATTTGAATGGCAACAACAGCTGATCAAAGGCTTACAAGAAGAACTCGGGATCTATGGAGATGATATTTTTATTCATTCTCATAAACTCAATCTCGTTTTTACCTCTCAGGTATTTGCCGGATTTACAGAGACCCCGCCGCATATGAAATTTGTCGGCCCGGTAAAAGGCAGGCCAAATCATGCTGCTTTTGACTGGGAAAAACTTGCAGCTGCAAAAACACCTAAGGTATTCGTTTCCTTAGGAACTTTATTAGTAGATATCAGAGCTGCATTTTTTCAGAAACTGATTGATGCTTTTGCAGATCAGCCAGTTACCATCATCGCAGCTACGAATCCGGATATCTTTGAGGTATGGCCTGACAACTTTATTGTCAGCAGCTTTGTACCGCAAACAGAATTGATGCCGCATATGGATGCGGTGATCTGTCATGGTGGTTTCAATACTGTCAATGATACTTTCACCAATGGACTGCCTATGCTGATCACCCCTATTGCCTATGATCATTTTCATACGGCTAAACTGATTGTAAATGCAGGCTGCGGAATTAGTATCCGTTACAAGAGATTAAAAATTGCTGATTTGCAAAGCGCTGTTTTCGAATTGCTGGAGAATCCACAATACCGGAACGCAGCTTTAAAAATAAAAGAAACATTTATTGCTTCAGGAGGGAATGACAAAGCAGTGCAGCTGCTGGAAGATTTCGCTGAAGCAGCACAATTGGTCGAAAAGAATAATTAA
- a CDS encoding glycosyltransferase: protein MAKFVFIVPPLTGHINPTLSMGAVLLQRGHQVGWITLDPDLAVKLPEGGELLLIQYEESDQQKQDSEQYLDIITKKIVYGIDSIKFLYEEVLIPLNRHSYEGIVSLLEKYKPDLVITDHQMFAGAIAAVNQKIPYATSVTAPAAIKIMDELPKVHEWEVNQIVALQKELGIDRPASIACSDILTMVLTSREFFGELELPASYHFVGPVINRKPVHAFFDWDLLQKNNRPKILVSIGTTFDHEHKKNFFTKVIEAFENEDVTVVVVSDPSLFDFWPENFIVQRMVPQLELLPHLDAVVCHGGHNTVCETLMNGLPMVVIPIAYDQSHVAGRVVRVGAGLRLNFNRFKARHLQEAVQQILQNAAFKTAAEEIRASFIAAGGTEAAATLLEQFSVNEPLFLFNN from the coding sequence ATGGCAAAATTTGTATTTATTGTTCCTCCGCTAACTGGCCATATTAATCCCACTTTGAGTATGGGAGCTGTTTTACTGCAACGCGGACATCAGGTTGGCTGGATTACACTGGATCCTGACCTGGCTGTTAAATTACCTGAAGGAGGGGAGTTATTACTGATTCAGTATGAAGAAAGCGACCAGCAGAAACAGGATAGTGAACAGTATCTGGATATCATCACCAAAAAGATTGTTTATGGAATTGATAGTATCAAATTTTTATACGAAGAAGTCTTAATACCGCTAAACCGCCATAGCTATGAAGGTATAGTGAGTTTGCTGGAAAAATATAAACCAGACCTGGTGATTACGGATCACCAGATGTTTGCTGGTGCTATTGCAGCAGTGAACCAAAAAATCCCTTATGCAACCTCAGTTACTGCGCCCGCTGCGATTAAGATCATGGACGAGCTGCCTAAAGTCCATGAATGGGAAGTGAACCAGATCGTGGCTTTGCAAAAAGAACTGGGCATTGACAGACCTGCTTCTATAGCCTGTTCAGATATTCTGACGATGGTTTTAACTTCCAGGGAATTTTTTGGGGAACTGGAATTGCCAGCCTCTTATCATTTTGTCGGGCCGGTCATCAACCGCAAACCAGTCCATGCCTTTTTTGATTGGGACTTATTGCAGAAAAATAACAGGCCTAAAATATTGGTCAGTATCGGAACCACTTTTGACCATGAGCATAAAAAGAATTTTTTCACAAAGGTCATCGAAGCTTTTGAAAACGAAGATGTGACTGTAGTGGTCGTTTCTGATCCTTCACTTTTTGACTTCTGGCCTGAGAATTTTATCGTACAGCGGATGGTTCCGCAACTGGAATTATTACCACATCTGGATGCTGTAGTTTGCCACGGCGGGCACAATACGGTCTGTGAAACGCTGATGAATGGTTTACCGATGGTCGTTATTCCAATTGCCTACGACCAGTCACATGTAGCAGGCAGAGTCGTGCGTGTGGGTGCTGGTTTACGTTTGAATTTTAACCGTTTCAAAGCCAGGCACCTTCAGGAAGCTGTTCAGCAAATATTGCAGAATGCCGCATTCAAAACTGCTGCAGAAGAAATTAGAGCCTCATTTATAGCTGCTGGTGGTACTGAAGCTGCCGCTACTTTACTCGAGCAGTTTAGTGTCAACGAACCTTTGTTTTTATTCAATAATTAA
- a CDS encoding alpha/beta fold hydrolase, producing the protein MPVIQVNQREVHIQELNKGAAETVLLIHGMFSNLSVYYFNIAPVLAEHFHVVMYDLKSHGMSERVLEGYDLNSMTDDLCALMDVLKLEKVHLAGYSFGGLIALKMAMRFPERLGKLVVIEAPDPNDEKTRGIIDDYSREFLEHYVANFTDTTKVKMGKRQMERNHQMYEYLFYQTSIKEDMILESGFFSTPEINALEKDTLLLYGAASDCLQAGKQLNKLISNSDLIPLDGDHNIPIQKPEMVANIVAGFFIN; encoded by the coding sequence ATGCCAGTCATCCAGGTAAATCAAAGAGAAGTGCATATCCAGGAATTGAATAAAGGGGCGGCTGAGACTGTTCTTTTAATTCATGGCATGTTCAGTAATCTTTCTGTTTATTATTTTAATATCGCCCCGGTACTGGCAGAACATTTCCATGTGGTCATGTACGATCTGAAAAGCCATGGAATGAGTGAACGTGTGCTGGAAGGTTATGACTTGAACAGCATGACTGACGATCTTTGTGCGCTGATGGACGTATTGAAACTCGAAAAAGTGCATCTGGCAGGTTATAGTTTCGGTGGTCTGATTGCTTTGAAAATGGCGATGCGTTTCCCGGAGAGATTGGGGAAGCTGGTGGTTATCGAAGCGCCCGATCCGAATGATGAAAAAACCCGCGGCATTATTGATGACTACAGCAGAGAATTCCTGGAGCACTATGTAGCGAATTTTACAGATACCACGAAGGTAAAAATGGGTAAAAGACAAATGGAGCGTAACCACCAGATGTATGAATATCTGTTTTATCAAACCAGTATCAAAGAAGATATGATTCTGGAAAGCGGATTTTTCAGTACACCAGAAATCAATGCACTGGAAAAGGATACACTTTTACTCTATGGGGCAGCCTCTGATTGTTTGCAGGCAGGAAAACAACTGAATAAACTGATCAGCAACTCCGATCTGATCCCGCTCGACGGTGATCATAATATCCCGATTCAGAAACCAGAAATGGTGGCAAACATTGTAGCCGGGTTTTTTATAAACTAA
- a CDS encoding phosphopantetheine-binding protein: protein MKQFITEVIGEEFVEEMDITPQSSFTKDLEMDSIEIVSFSEKIKTHFGEQIDFTGWLSAMDLDQLINLNLEMIINYIHECQSSR, encoded by the coding sequence ATGAAGCAATTCATCACAGAAGTTATCGGGGAAGAATTTGTAGAAGAAATGGACATTACACCGCAAAGTTCTTTTACCAAAGACCTGGAAATGGACAGTATAGAAATTGTATCCTTCTCTGAAAAGATAAAAACACACTTTGGTGAACAGATTGATTTTACAGGATGGTTATCTGCAATGGATCTGGATCAGCTCATTAACCTGAACCTGGAAATGATCATTAATTATATACACGAATGCCAGTCATCCAGGTAA